In Xiphophorus hellerii strain 12219 chromosome 13, Xiphophorus_hellerii-4.1, whole genome shotgun sequence, the following proteins share a genomic window:
- the tmem200b gene encoding transmembrane protein 200A, with translation MKTEMCRGIRPPSPPCRRKPRFCLRGRMKKDRMIQGKLRIRSMPGAFLVLGVIVVAVGTALAVAGYWPYRLSRSSIIEDTEPESISDPQPSSWSLSTKGLFSSASLLHGDRMKLLGPVIMGVGLFILICANTVLYENRDRETQMLLAQMRNVICSVSAAVPSAGLRDLAVANSMTKHYQWVSTLPAAHLNIMCLQQLACSEPLLQTTYIRDSHPEEGNVEGIYQQTDLKTEALTHHKESEPVPSPPSTLCKSCDHCQVNSNSQTGEELWSKHCFNLQTAPLLKLNFCLVSASSMSNLKLEEVDVPAAQHRRCQSMSYRTKPYKAQIGLHFEKELFPCKKNIQTNQLQINKKEISSQGCVRIPVETTDAEEDQTGGSWPRLELGSGRRYLKLENKEDSVDKFLNQLEHQCSYWDKSFGSGPFQ, from the coding sequence ATGAAGACTGAGATGTGCAGAGGTATTAGACCACCATCTCCTCCCTGCAGACGGAAGCCGCGTTTCTGTCTACGAGGCAGAATGAAGAAGGACAGGATGATTCAAGGCAAGCTTCGCATCCGTTCTATGCCCGGAGCATTCCTGGTTCTCGGGGTTATTGTGGTAGCTGTTGGCACTGCTCTGGCTGTAGCTGGTTACTGGCCCTATCGGTTGTCAAGGTCATCCATAATAGAAGATACAGAACCGGAAAGCATTTCGGATCCACAGCCATCCAGTTGGAGCCTGAGTACCAAGGGGCTCTTTTCTTCAGCCAGTCTCCTCCATGGTGACCGCATGAAGCTCCTGGGGCCAGTAATCATGGGAGTCGGACTATTCATCCTGATATGTGCAAACACTGTCCTATATGAAAATAGAGATAGAGAGACTCAGATGCTGCTAGCTCAGATGCGCAATGTTATCTGTTCTGTATCAGCAGCTGTGCCCTCTGCAGGTCTCAGAGACTTGGCAGTAGCCAACTCTATGACCAAACACTATCAGTGGGTAAGCACTCTGCCTGCTGCTCATCTCAATATCATGTGTCTGCAGCAGCTGGCATGTTCTGAGCCCCTACTGCAGACCACCTACATCAGGGATTCGCATCCGGAGGAGGGAAATGTGGAAGGCATCTACCAGCAAACAGACCTGAAGACAGAAGCTCTGACTCATCACAAAGAGTCAGAGCCTGTACCCTCACCCCCTTCAACCTTGTGTAAGTCATGTGATCACTGCCAGGTAAACAGTAATTCGCAGACAGGGGAAGAACTGTGGAGCAAACACTGTTTCAATTTACAGACTGCCCCACTCCTCAAGCTTAATTTCTGCCTTGTATCTGCAAGCTCCATGTCCAACCTTAAGCTGGAAGAAGTGGATGTTCCAGCTGCCCAACACAGACGTTGTCAGAGTATGAGCTACAGGACTAAGCCTTACAAAGCCCAAATTGGGCTGCACTTCGAGAAGGAACTCTTCCCATGCAAAAAGAACATTCAGACAAATCAGCtccaaatcaataaaaaagaaataagttcCCAGGGTTGTGTGAGGATCCCTGTAGAGACGACAGATGCAGAAGAGGACCAAACCGGTGGAAGCTGGCCTCGACTAGAACTGGGAAGTGGGAGACGATACCTGAAACTGGAGAACAAAGAGGACTCTGTGGACAAATTCCTGAACCAGTTGGAGCATCAGTGTTCCTACTGGGATAAGAGTTTTGGCTCTGGGCCATTCCAGTGA